In the genome of Carnobacterium viridans, one region contains:
- a CDS encoding universal stress protein — MLQQYNRILVAVDGSAEAEIAFKKAVQVAVRNSATLVLAHVIDTRAFQSISTFDGAMADKASEQAKNTLEEYVRYAKNHRVQDITYSIEYGSPKVLIAKQIPEDQKIDLILLGATGLNAVERIFIGSVSEYVIRHANCDVLIVRTDLENKRD; from the coding sequence ATGTTACAACAATATAATCGAATCTTAGTGGCTGTGGACGGCTCAGCAGAAGCTGAAATTGCTTTTAAAAAAGCTGTACAAGTTGCTGTACGAAATTCTGCTACGTTAGTTCTTGCACATGTTATTGATACCCGAGCATTTCAAAGTATTTCTACTTTTGATGGCGCTATGGCTGATAAAGCAAGTGAGCAAGCTAAAAATACCTTAGAAGAATATGTACGTTATGCCAAAAATCACCGTGTCCAAGACATCACTTATTCTATTGAATACGGCTCTCCAAAAGTTTTGATTGCAAAACAAATTCCTGAAGATCAGAAAATTGACCTTATTCTATTAGGCGCAACTGGATTAAACGCTGTAGAGCGTATCTTTATAGGTTCCGTTTCAGAATATGTTATTCGACATGCGAATTGTGACGTGCTGATTGTTCGTACCGATTTAGAAAATAAAAGAGATTAA
- a CDS encoding amino acid ABC transporter substrate-binding protein: MKRICMVMSLWIFSLLLVACGNTADTKTEEAKVFLGEPGDTLVVGLDDTFVPMGFRDSEGNLVGLDVDLATEVAERLELKIEFQPIDWAMKETELNSGNIDVIWNGYSITEERKEKVNFSIPYIGGGQIFVVLADSPIETWDDLKGKTVAAQQSSSTVDLLASHESGIMDTFANGEVIQYPSYNDVFNDLDSKRSEAIAVSEIYARYTMKQKDLGKYRILDKSFAEEETAVGVRKTDTNFLEKLNTTLTDMEKDGTLGEIKNKWITE; the protein is encoded by the coding sequence ATGAAGAGAATATGCATGGTGATGAGTTTATGGATTTTTTCACTGCTATTAGTGGCTTGTGGGAATACTGCTGATACAAAAACTGAAGAAGCTAAGGTGTTCTTAGGTGAACCTGGGGATACTTTGGTAGTCGGGTTGGATGATACATTCGTACCAATGGGTTTTCGCGATAGTGAAGGAAACCTAGTGGGACTAGACGTTGATTTAGCAACAGAAGTAGCTGAGCGGCTTGAGTTGAAGATTGAATTTCAGCCTATTGATTGGGCAATGAAAGAAACCGAATTAAACTCTGGCAATATTGATGTGATTTGGAATGGCTATTCTATTACAGAAGAACGTAAAGAAAAAGTTAATTTTAGTATTCCGTATATTGGTGGAGGACAAATATTTGTGGTTCTGGCAGACAGCCCAATAGAAACATGGGATGATCTGAAAGGGAAAACAGTAGCTGCACAACAATCTTCTAGTACAGTTGACTTATTAGCAAGTCATGAAAGTGGAATAATGGATACATTTGCAAATGGAGAAGTTATTCAGTATCCGTCTTATAATGATGTCTTTAATGATTTAGACAGTAAGAGAAGTGAAGCCATTGCAGTTAGCGAAATATACGCTCGGTATACAATGAAGCAAAAAGATCTTGGAAAATACCGTATTCTAGATAAAAGTTTTGCCGAGGAAGAAACTGCAGTAGGTGTTAGAAAGACAGACACTAACTTTTTAGAAAAGTTGAATACTACCTTAACTGACATGGAGAAAGATGGAACATTGGGTGAAATTAAGAATAAATGGATCACAGAATAA
- the rplU gene encoding 50S ribosomal protein L21, with protein sequence MYAIIKTGGKQIKVEVGQEIYIEKLNVEAGETVVFEEVVLIGGEETKVGAPTIVGATVEGTVEKHGLQKKVTTFIYKPKKHSHRKQGHRQPYTKVIINAINA encoded by the coding sequence ATGTACGCAATTATCAAAACAGGTGGAAAACAAATTAAAGTTGAGGTTGGCCAAGAAATCTACATTGAAAAATTGAATGTTGAAGCTGGTGAAACTGTAGTCTTTGAAGAAGTTGTCTTAATTGGTGGAGAAGAAACAAAAGTTGGAGCTCCAACTATTGTAGGAGCTACTGTTGAAGGTACTGTTGAAAAACATGGTCTTCAAAAGAAAGTTACGACTTTTATCTACAAACCTAAAAAACATAGTCACCGTAAACAAGGTCATCGTCAACCATATACAAAAGTTATTATCAACGCAATCAACGCATAA
- a CDS encoding amino acid ABC transporter ATP-binding protein, translating into MGLKATNLTKQFNGIDVLRNFDFTIEAGEIVTLVGKSGTGKTTLMRVLNQLEKADNGTVAIDDHYLCNETLEGKAEYVSKKERMTYNNQIGMVFQDYQLFPNLTVMENCIEAPLDQKLMTKEQAVEKAVQLLTQMGILDKKDVYPSTLSGGQQQRAAIARSMMLNPKILCFDEPTSALDRDSSNEVGKMIQTIALSGTGILIVTHDLEFAETFGTRVVSSDEFLSYKIES; encoded by the coding sequence ATGGGATTGAAAGCAACGAACTTAACAAAGCAGTTCAATGGAATAGATGTTTTAAGAAATTTTGATTTCACCATTGAAGCGGGAGAAATTGTGACGCTTGTTGGTAAATCAGGTACAGGGAAAACAACATTAATGAGAGTTCTTAATCAACTTGAAAAAGCTGACAATGGAACAGTAGCAATTGATGACCATTATTTATGTAATGAAACTCTGGAAGGTAAAGCAGAGTATGTTTCAAAAAAAGAACGAATGACTTACAACAACCAAATAGGTATGGTATTTCAAGATTATCAATTATTTCCGAACTTAACTGTTATGGAAAATTGTATTGAAGCACCGCTAGATCAAAAATTGATGACAAAAGAACAAGCAGTTGAAAAAGCCGTGCAACTCCTGACTCAAATGGGGATTTTAGATAAAAAGGATGTGTATCCAAGTACTTTATCAGGTGGACAACAACAACGGGCAGCCATTGCTCGGTCCATGATGCTCAATCCTAAAATCCTTTGTTTTGACGAGCCAACTTCTGCCCTAGACCGTGATTCTTCAAATGAAGTCGGCAAAATGATTCAAACAATAGCTTTATCCGGTACAGGAATCTTAATCGTCACTCATGATCTTGAGTTTGCTGAAACGTTTGGAACAAGAGTTGTGTCTTCGGATGAATTTTTAAGCTATAAAATTGAAAGTTAA
- a CDS encoding class I SAM-dependent methyltransferase — MSQKEIEQLFNKLDSSVQLLQKELDSSYLEALSETGENILANRIPHQVDGLPSDETVGKLTKLYKEVSIDSMEPEDIRKAVQLAFLKASKTDALQPNHRMTPDAIGFILNYLIEKLISGKEQAIRLLDPAVGMGNLLSTVYNGLVSKNILVEAEGIDNDDLLLTLASVNTTLQRQNVTLTHQDALQDLLMDPVDVVVSDLPVGYYPLDEKASKYKTAAKQGHSYAHHLFIEQSLHYLKDGGFGLFLVPAQLFETDEAPGLLKMIQEEAFLQGMLNLPNELFKTKNSRKSILLIQKKGSNAKQAKQVLLAQIPDFKNQKAMLQFMQEVDSWKKETI, encoded by the coding sequence TTGTCTCAAAAAGAAATCGAACAGTTATTTAATAAATTGGATAGTTCTGTCCAACTCTTGCAAAAGGAATTAGATAGTTCTTATTTAGAGGCTCTTTCAGAAACGGGAGAGAATATTTTAGCCAATAGAATTCCTCATCAAGTTGATGGTCTTCCTTCAGATGAAACGGTTGGAAAATTGACGAAACTTTACAAAGAGGTTTCAATAGACAGTATGGAACCAGAAGATATTCGAAAAGCTGTTCAATTAGCTTTTTTGAAAGCTTCGAAAACGGATGCGTTGCAACCAAATCATCGAATGACACCAGATGCTATCGGCTTTATCTTAAACTATTTAATTGAAAAATTAATTAGTGGAAAAGAGCAGGCTATACGTTTGCTTGATCCTGCTGTAGGAATGGGAAATCTATTATCAACTGTTTATAATGGATTAGTTTCAAAGAATATTTTGGTTGAGGCAGAAGGAATCGATAATGATGATTTGCTTTTAACTCTTGCGTCAGTCAATACAACCTTGCAAAGGCAAAACGTCACCTTGACACATCAAGATGCGCTACAAGATCTTTTAATGGATCCTGTGGACGTTGTAGTAAGCGACTTACCTGTTGGCTACTACCCTTTGGATGAAAAAGCCAGTAAATACAAAACGGCTGCAAAACAAGGTCACTCTTATGCACATCATCTATTTATTGAACAAAGCTTGCATTACCTAAAAGATGGTGGATTTGGACTATTTTTAGTTCCAGCTCAATTATTTGAAACGGATGAGGCCCCAGGATTACTGAAAATGATTCAAGAAGAAGCGTTCTTACAAGGAATGTTAAATCTGCCGAATGAGTTATTTAAAACCAAAAACTCACGGAAATCAATTCTTTTGATTCAAAAGAAGGGGAGCAATGCCAAACAAGCTAAACAAGTTTTGTTAGCACAGATTCCAGATTTTAAAAATCAAAAAGCCATGCTTCAATTTATGCAAGAAGTGGATAGCTGGAAAAAAGAAACTATTTAA
- a CDS encoding amino acid ABC transporter permease: MDLIAEITPNLLDGLKTTLLLFLIIVIVTIPLGFLIACIRVYAPKWMSWMIQIYIYIMRGTPLLLQLMVVFFGLPLVGITFDRFSAAVFTFTINYAAYYAEIFRGGILSIPKGQFEAIRVLGIGKINGFRKIIIPQVMRVVLPSVGNEVIALVKDTSLIYILGIGELLRAGQIAANTYASLIPYAAVGAIYLVVTGLVTLLLNAIEKKSNY, translated from the coding sequence ATGGATTTGATTGCTGAGATAACCCCTAATTTGTTAGATGGATTAAAAACGACCTTATTACTATTTTTAATTATCGTTATTGTAACCATTCCATTAGGATTTTTGATTGCTTGTATAAGAGTTTATGCTCCAAAATGGATGTCTTGGATGATACAAATTTATATTTATATTATGAGAGGAACCCCGTTGTTGCTACAATTAATGGTTGTGTTTTTCGGATTGCCTCTTGTGGGAATAACCTTTGACCGTTTTTCAGCAGCTGTGTTCACCTTCACGATTAACTATGCAGCATATTATGCAGAAATATTCCGTGGTGGTATCTTATCTATTCCAAAAGGACAATTTGAAGCAATCAGAGTATTGGGCATTGGGAAAATAAATGGATTTAGAAAAATTATTATTCCTCAAGTTATGCGTGTCGTATTGCCTTCAGTAGGAAATGAAGTGATTGCGTTAGTCAAAGATACCTCTCTTATCTACATTTTAGGAATCGGCGAATTATTACGAGCAGGGCAAATTGCAGCAAATACGTATGCTTCATTGATTCCTTACGCTGCAGTTGGAGCAATCTATTTAGTAGTAACAGGATTAGTCACCTTGTTACTAAATGCTATTGAGAAGAAGTCAAATTACTAA
- a CDS encoding acetate/propionate family kinase, whose product MTKTIAINAGSSSLKFTLYEMPAETEIASGIIERIGLNNSIFTTKYAGEKYKVVEDINNHEIAIQMVLDKLIELKVIANYEEITGVGHRVVAGGEIFKDSALITDEVLAQIESLAEFAPLHNPANATGIKAFKKLLPEITSVAVFDTSFHTTMPKENYLYSLPMEYYTDFAARKYGAHGTSHKYVSERAAEMLGKPLEETKIITCHLGNGGSITAVKGGKSIDTSMGFTPLAGITMGTRTGDIDASLLPFLMDKLNITDINDMVYILNNKSGLLGLSHVSSDMRDVEEAAEKGNEDAQTALDIFYNRVQKYIGQYFAILNGADAIVFTAGIGENSPETRQIIIDGMNWFGAEIDAEANNVRGKERIISTPESKVKVLLIPTDEEIMIARDVERLRA is encoded by the coding sequence ATGACAAAAACAATTGCAATTAACGCAGGTAGTTCAAGTTTAAAATTTACCTTGTATGAAATGCCAGCTGAGACAGAAATCGCTTCAGGAATTATCGAAAGAATCGGCTTGAATAATTCAATTTTCACTACAAAATATGCTGGTGAAAAATATAAAGTGGTTGAAGATATTAATAACCATGAAATTGCTATTCAAATGGTATTAGATAAATTAATTGAACTAAAAGTAATTGCAAACTACGAAGAAATTACTGGTGTAGGACACCGTGTGGTAGCTGGTGGAGAAATATTTAAAGATTCAGCACTAATTACTGATGAGGTATTAGCACAAATTGAAAGCTTGGCTGAATTTGCTCCTTTGCACAACCCGGCAAATGCTACAGGAATCAAAGCATTCAAAAAATTATTACCAGAAATTACTAGTGTAGCTGTATTTGACACATCTTTCCATACTACTATGCCTAAAGAAAACTATTTATACAGTCTTCCAATGGAATATTATACAGACTTTGCAGCGCGTAAATATGGTGCTCATGGTACTTCACATAAATATGTTTCTGAACGTGCAGCTGAAATGTTAGGCAAACCTCTTGAAGAAACAAAAATTATTACATGTCATTTAGGTAACGGTGGATCTATCACAGCTGTTAAAGGCGGAAAATCAATTGATACTTCAATGGGATTCACTCCTTTAGCTGGTATTACGATGGGTACTCGTACTGGTGATATCGATGCATCTTTATTACCATTCCTAATGGATAAATTAAATATTACAGATATCAATGATATGGTTTATATTTTAAATAATAAATCTGGTTTACTTGGCCTTTCTCATGTTTCAAGCGATATGCGTGATGTTGAAGAAGCTGCAGAAAAAGGAAATGAAGATGCTCAAACAGCGTTAGATATTTTCTATAACCGTGTTCAAAAATACATTGGCCAATATTTTGCAATTTTAAATGGTGCGGATGCAATTGTCTTCACTGCTGGAATTGGTGAAAATTCTCCTGAAACACGTCAAATTATTATAGATGGTATGAACTGGTTTGGCGCTGAAATTGATGCTGAAGCAAACAATGTCCGTGGAAAAGAACGCATCATCTCTACTCCAGAATCAAAAGTAAAAGTATTATTGATTCCTACTGATGAAGAAATCATGATTGCTCGTGATGTTGAAAGATTACGTGCATAA
- the rpmA gene encoding 50S ribosomal protein L27 has protein sequence MLKMNLQFFAHKKGGGSTTNGRDSNSKRLGAKRADGQTVSGGSILFRQRGTKIYPGVNVGIGGDDTLFAKCDGVVRFERKGRDKKQVSVYPAAQ, from the coding sequence ATGTTGAAAATGAATTTACAATTCTTCGCCCATAAAAAAGGTGGCGGTTCTACAACTAACGGACGCGACTCAAACTCAAAACGTTTAGGCGCTAAACGTGCAGATGGACAAACTGTTTCAGGTGGTTCAATTTTATTCCGTCAACGCGGAACTAAAATTTATCCAGGTGTTAACGTTGGAATCGGTGGAGACGATACTTTGTTTGCTAAATGTGACGGAGTTGTTCGTTTCGAACGCAAAGGCCGCGACAAAAAACAAGTTTCTGTTTATCCAGCAGCACAATAA
- a CDS encoding ribosomal-processing cysteine protease Prp, which yields MIQAFFKRNNKEDIVSFEVTGHAESGPYGSDIVCAAVSALVLGTTNSISALSGVSPLVETNEKVEGGYLYVELLSELTEEQSKISQILLESLLLSLTGIVEEYPEYVKLAQ from the coding sequence ATGATTCAAGCATTCTTTAAACGTAATAACAAAGAAGACATCGTTTCCTTTGAAGTTACAGGACATGCAGAGTCTGGACCCTACGGCAGCGATATTGTGTGTGCAGCTGTTTCAGCACTAGTTTTAGGAACAACGAATAGCATTTCTGCTTTATCAGGCGTTTCTCCATTAGTAGAAACAAATGAAAAAGTTGAAGGCGGCTATTTATACGTTGAACTTCTAAGCGAATTAACTGAAGAACAGTCTAAAATTTCACAAATTCTTCTCGAGAGTCTACTTCTTTCCTTAACAGGAATTGTTGAAGAGTATCCAGAATATGTCAAACTTGCACAGTAA
- a CDS encoding amino acid ABC transporter substrate-binding protein: MKNTVAKVVLGLGMAGVLVGCGAEETAKDSFDQIKEKGTLVVGLDDTFAPMGFRDSDGEIVGFDIDLAKEVGERLDLDVEFQPIDWALKETELTNGNIDLIWNGYTITDERKKQVDFSSPYLENSQIIIVLEDSEIQTKEDLSGKVIAAQQSSSAVDAINADESTIIEEFANEEVVLYPSNNDVFNDLASERSDAIVVDETLGRYYMKQNEDISYRVLEDNFGEEEYAVGMRKEDDKLTEAINQALEEMKTDGTYDKIYAKWFAE; the protein is encoded by the coding sequence ATGAAAAATACAGTAGCAAAGGTAGTTTTAGGTTTAGGAATGGCAGGAGTATTAGTAGGATGTGGAGCGGAAGAAACAGCAAAAGATTCTTTTGATCAAATTAAAGAAAAAGGAACTTTAGTTGTAGGTCTGGATGACACCTTTGCTCCCATGGGTTTTCGTGACAGCGATGGAGAAATCGTAGGTTTTGATATTGATTTAGCAAAAGAAGTTGGTGAAAGATTAGATCTAGATGTTGAATTCCAGCCAATAGACTGGGCTTTAAAAGAAACAGAATTAACTAATGGAAATATTGATTTGATATGGAACGGCTATACAATTACGGATGAAAGAAAGAAACAAGTTGATTTTAGTTCACCTTATTTAGAAAACAGCCAAATTATTATTGTGTTGGAAGACAGTGAGATTCAAACAAAAGAAGATTTAAGCGGAAAAGTAATTGCTGCACAACAGTCTTCAAGCGCAGTGGATGCCATCAATGCTGATGAATCAACTATCATTGAAGAATTTGCGAATGAAGAAGTCGTTTTATATCCTTCTAACAATGACGTATTTAATGATTTAGCTTCAGAAAGAAGTGACGCTATTGTTGTGGATGAAACACTTGGTCGTTATTATATGAAGCAAAATGAAGACATTAGTTACCGTGTGTTAGAAGATAATTTTGGAGAAGAAGAATACGCTGTTGGTATGCGTAAAGAAGATGACAAGTTAACGGAAGCAATCAATCAAGCTCTAGAAGAAATGAAGACAGATGGAACCTATGATAAGATTTATGCTAAATGGTTCGCAGAGTAA